GAGGAGTGGTTCGCGGCGCGCGGCGGCTCGACGGTCGACCCCGCGGAGGCGGTCGACACGGTGACGCTGTTCCCCGACACGTACACCAACTACAGCTATCCGGCGGCCGGCAAGGCCGCGGTCCGGGTGTTAGAGGCGGCGCGCGTCCGCGTCGAGGTGCCCGACGACCTCGCGCCCTCGGGCCGCGCCGCGTTCTCGACGGGCTTCCTCGATACGGCCCGCGAGCGCGCAGCGACCAACGTCGAGCAGCTGGCGCCCCGGGTCCGCGACGGCCAGTCGGTCGTCTTCGTCGAGCCGTCGGACGCGGTGATGTTCCAAGACGAGTACCTCGACCTCCTCGACGGCGACGACGTCGAGGCCGTCTCGGCCGCCGCGTTCGGCGTCTTAGAGTACTTAGACGCCGGCCGCGTCGACGAGCGGCTGGCGTTCGACGCGCCCGCCGAGTCGCTCACCTACCACGGTCACTGCAACCAGAAGGCGACGAACAAGGACCACCACGCGGTCGGCGTGCTCCGCCGCGCGGGCTACGACGTGGACCCGCTCGACTCCTCCTGTTGCGGGATGGCCGGCTCGTTCGGCTACGAGTCGGAGCACTACGACATCTCGAAAGCGATCGGTCGGATCCTCTTCGATCAGGTCGACGAGAGCGACGGCGACACGGTGACCGCGCCGGGCGCCTCCTGTCGGTCGCAGTTGGGCGACCGCGAGGGCGACACCGATGCCCCGCCGCACCCGATCGAGAAGGTCGCCGAGGCGGTGACCGGATCCGCCCCTGACGCCGTCGCCGACGCCAGCGCCGCCGACGCGACGGCGCCGTCGCCCGCGGACGACTGAGGCGGCATCGGCGCTCGTCGCCCGCCGCCGGCTACGTTCGGAGTCTGTCAGGACGGGCTCGAACTCTTTGACAGCGACGTCTACAAGAGTAATCGCGAACTGACCATAATCATTGTTTCCAGCAGATTTAATTAACGAGATTGCGATACCATTGTCATGCCACCTCGTGGCAAATCCACGGCGCGGGTCCACTCGAGAGTGGGCCTCCGGGGTATCGGAAGCGGAGAGAACGACCCTGCGGCGACGGGGGGCGGTTCCCGTGGCTGACCCGCTGCTCATCCTGTTGGCGTTGCTGCCGCTCGCGGCGATCGCGGTCATCATGGTCCTCCTTTACCAGCCGGCGACGATCACGATGCCCATCGCGTGGGTCATCGCGGCCGCGGCCGCGTACATCGGCTGGGAGATGTCTCCGACGCTGATCGCGGCGGCCTCCATCCGCGGGGCGATGACGGCGACGCGGATCCTCGTCATCGTCTTCGGCGCGATACTGCTCCTGTACACGCTCAAGCAGTCGGGCGCGTTCGAGGTCATCAACGCGGGCTTCTCCTCGATCAGCGACGACAGGCGCGTTCAGGTCGTCCTGCTCGTGTTCCTCATGGGGTCGTTCATCGAGGGCGCGGCCGGGTTCGGGACGCCGGCCGCGATCGTCGGCCCGCTGCTCGTCGGGCTCGGCTTCCCGCCGCTGGCCGCGGTGGTGGTCGCCCTGACCGGGAACATCCTCGCGATCACCTTCGGCGCGGTCGGGACGCCGCTCATCATCGGGTTCGAAGACGTCGTCTTCGGGCAGGACCCGACCGAGGCCGGCACGGCGGCGTACCAGGTCGTCCAGACCGGCGGCTTCGAGAGCGTCGGCGCCTACGTCGCACAGATCGGGTTCTGGGCGGCCGTCATCCACGCCATCGTGGGCATCGCGATTCCGTTCATCGGCGTGGCGATGATGACTCGCTTCTTCGGCGAGGAGCGCTCGATCAAGCCCGCCATCGAAGTGCTCCCGCTCACGCTGTTCGCGTGGGGCGCCTTCGTTGTTCCGTACCTCCTGACGGCGTACTTCCTCGGCCCGACGTTCCCGGGACTGCTGGGCGCGATGGTCGGCCTGCTCATCGTCGGCTCGACGCTCCGCGCGGGCTACTTCCTGCCGGACGAGGAGTGGGACTTCGGGCCCCAAGACCAGTGGCCCGATCACTGGATCGGCACGATCGAGCCCGGAACGGGGATGGGCGACTCCAGCTCCGGCCAGCGTGTCGCGACCGACGGCGGAACGAGCCGCTTCGAGGAGCTGCACAGTCAGGACATGTCGCTCGGGATGGCGTGGGCTCCCTACATCCTCGTCGCCGCCCTGCTGATCGTGACCCGAGTCATCGGCCCCGTGCAGAGCTTCCTCTCGTCGACCGGCGTCATCACGTGGAACAACATCCTCGGGACGCCGTTCTCCGAGGGGATCGAGATGCTCTACCTCCCCGGGTCGCTGTTCGTGCTGGTCGCGGTCGTGACGTACGGGCTCCACGGCATGGACGCCGAGGGGATCAGGGACTCGTGGAGCGAAGCCGTCTCGAACATCATCCCGGCGGTCATCGCCCTCTGGTTCGCCGTCGCGACGGTGATGATAATGCAAAAGACCGGCGCGCCCGTCGTGATCGACAACGTCGAGGCCGTCAACCTGGGTATGCTCCAGCTGCTGTCCGACGCCACGGCGAACCTCACCGGGCAGCTGTTCCCGTTCTTCTCGGGCTTCATCGGCGCGTTCGGCGCGTTCATCGCCGGCTCGAACACGGTCAGCGACATCCTGTTCGGCCTCTTCCAGTTCGAGGCGGCCCAGCAGATCGGCGCTCCGACCCAGATCGTGGTCGCCGCGCAGGCGGTCGGCGGCGCCATCGGGAACCTCATCGCCATCCACAACGTCGTCGCCGCGCTCACCGTCGTCGGCCTCATCGGTGAGGAGGGGCGCGTCATCCGACTGGAGCTGATACCGGTGCTGTACTACGGGGTCGCCACCGGTCTTATCACCCTGCTCCTCGCCTACGTGGTGGTTCCCGCGACCTTCTGAGGGAGCCGCGGACCCGTTTCCCTCGCTCGCGGCGCTTTTCGCGGCCGCCGTCAGCCCGAGGAATCATGCCGCTCGCGCCCCTGCTACCCGTATGGACCGAAACGAGGTACGCCGCGCGTGGGACGAGGTGGCCGAGACGTACGCCGCCCGGCGCGACCCCGACGGCTCGGACGCGGCGCTCGTCGACGACCTG
The sequence above is a segment of the Halorubrum sp. 2020YC2 genome. Coding sequences within it:
- a CDS encoding L-lactate permease, giving the protein MADPLLILLALLPLAAIAVIMVLLYQPATITMPIAWVIAAAAAYIGWEMSPTLIAAASIRGAMTATRILVIVFGAILLLYTLKQSGAFEVINAGFSSISDDRRVQVVLLVFLMGSFIEGAAGFGTPAAIVGPLLVGLGFPPLAAVVVALTGNILAITFGAVGTPLIIGFEDVVFGQDPTEAGTAAYQVVQTGGFESVGAYVAQIGFWAAVIHAIVGIAIPFIGVAMMTRFFGEERSIKPAIEVLPLTLFAWGAFVVPYLLTAYFLGPTFPGLLGAMVGLLIVGSTLRAGYFLPDEEWDFGPQDQWPDHWIGTIEPGTGMGDSSSGQRVATDGGTSRFEELHSQDMSLGMAWAPYILVAALLIVTRVIGPVQSFLSSTGVITWNNILGTPFSEGIEMLYLPGSLFVLVAVVTYGLHGMDAEGIRDSWSEAVSNIIPAVIALWFAVATVMIMQKTGAPVVIDNVEAVNLGMLQLLSDATANLTGQLFPFFSGFIGAFGAFIAGSNTVSDILFGLFQFEAAQQIGAPTQIVVAAQAVGGAIGNLIAIHNVVAALTVVGLIGEEGRVIRLELIPVLYYGVATGLITLLLAYVVVPATF